In a genomic window of Porphyromonadaceae bacterium W3.11:
- a CDS encoding S24 family peptidase: protein MQENKQINSIIKRNILSYLEYKGISQYQCYKDTGITRGVLSQDNGISEDNLMRFLNYYCDVSPDWLLTGQGDMLRKVPAVASFDYSTQRNQPEVKTIGDFKVEEKQIQQQKVPLYELEATAGLFAQGDISQHIIDYISIPNAPRCDGAIVARGDSMAPTVKSGDILLYKEHDINNIMYGHMYIVDFDMDGDSMIVVKYVQRVDGEEGRILLTSENERYQPMYISLEQVRHIALVKVSVSFHTIA, encoded by the coding sequence ATGCAAGAAAACAAACAAATTAATTCGATTATTAAGCGAAATATCTTGAGCTACCTGGAGTACAAGGGTATTTCACAGTATCAATGCTATAAGGACACTGGCATTACCCGCGGTGTTCTTTCGCAAGACAATGGCATTAGTGAAGATAACCTGATGAGATTTCTCAACTATTATTGTGATGTCTCACCCGATTGGCTCTTAACAGGACAAGGCGATATGCTTCGCAAGGTGCCTGCCGTCGCTTCATTCGACTACTCTACACAACGAAATCAGCCAGAGGTGAAGACCATTGGTGATTTTAAGGTGGAGGAAAAGCAGATACAGCAGCAAAAGGTGCCTCTATACGAACTGGAGGCAACAGCAGGGCTTTTTGCACAAGGTGACATCAGCCAACACATCATTGACTACATCTCTATACCAAACGCACCGAGGTGTGATGGGGCAATTGTAGCACGAGGCGACAGCATGGCACCAACCGTCAAGAGCGGAGATATACTACTATATAAGGAGCACGACATTAATAATATAATGTATGGGCACATGTATATCGTCGATTTCGATATGGATGGCGACTCCATGATCGTGGTTAAGTATGTACAAAGGGTAGATGGAGAGGAGGGCAGAATCCTACTAACTTCGGAAAATGAGAGGTACCAACCGATGTATATATCATTGGAGCAAGTGAGGCACATCGCACTCGTAAAGGTATCCGTATCCTTTCATACCATAGCATAA
- a CDS encoding ATP-binding protein, which yields MNKELIRTKLKELVSRLGSQRKAANHLAIGTTTVGDIIRGNRDEVISDEMWSSLYAKLCTKSDGWVEVETAAYQEICAVIKDSQDKSSCTWLVADAGAGKSTTARNYSARNANAVYVLCSEDMKRSDFLDACLSALGEKSVESGLRARLEFLIEVLRNKNNPVLILDEADKLIDSILLYCVTIYNYLEGHCGIVMLSTDYIEKRMNSGLRHNKRGYNELHSRIGRRFYVVDKTTPSDIYGICKANGILDDCTINSVIRDAEQFDFDLRRVKKCVLKLRA from the coding sequence ATGAATAAAGAACTTATTAGAACTAAACTTAAAGAGCTGGTGTCCCGACTAGGCTCACAGCGAAAGGCCGCTAACCACCTCGCTATCGGTACCACCACCGTTGGCGACATTATCCGAGGCAATAGAGATGAGGTGATATCGGATGAGATGTGGAGTAGCCTATACGCTAAGCTCTGCACCAAGAGCGATGGATGGGTGGAGGTGGAGACTGCTGCATATCAGGAGATATGTGCCGTCATAAAGGACTCACAAGATAAATCAAGCTGTACTTGGTTGGTGGCTGACGCTGGAGCAGGTAAAAGCACTACTGCCCGCAATTACTCTGCCCGCAATGCCAATGCCGTATATGTGTTGTGTAGCGAAGATATGAAGCGTTCTGATTTTTTGGATGCTTGTCTATCCGCCCTCGGTGAGAAGAGTGTGGAGAGTGGTTTGCGGGCCCGACTTGAATTTTTGATTGAGGTGCTTAGGAATAAAAATAACCCAGTCTTGATACTCGACGAAGCCGACAAGCTGATCGATAGCATCTTGCTCTATTGTGTGACCATTTATAATTACCTCGAGGGGCATTGCGGTATCGTCATGCTCAGCACCGACTACATTGAAAAGCGTATGAATAGCGGGCTAAGACATAACAAACGAGGGTATAACGAACTGCACTCGAGGATCGGTCGGCGATTTTATGTGGTGGACAAAACCACTCCGAGCGATATCTACGGTATCTGCAAGGCGAATGGCATCCTCGATGACTGCACCATCAATAGCGTGATTAGAGATGCCGAGCAATTTGATTTTGACCTGCGACGAGTAAAGAAGTGTGTGTTGAAGTTAAGGGCGTGA
- a CDS encoding recombinase family protein: MIYGYLRVSSSEQDINSQKQGVDEYAKDKGWVIDEYVVDDGVSGGVDYAKRHLGELLNQMEAGDILISSEISRLGRNLLMVMEILNKVMKLGGEIHTVKEGYHMGNDIQSKVLAFAFGLASEIERQLIQQRTLEGLALRKKMGVLLGRPPRKNSGTFTNAKHVEEKKDTIVTLYRYGVSINEIYRVTGIDRATISRSLVLWKVHKNWEQLYDARQKRWEEEMERKRLLSEAPEIDTNRLKVLIESNMTLPEIAATMPEYTYDQVYYTVQGSRELHLLYRDHGHKRLAKEANKINKLLKDEWENAKASV; this comes from the coding sequence ATGATATACGGTTATTTAAGAGTGAGCTCTTCGGAGCAGGATATAAATAGTCAAAAGCAGGGGGTTGATGAATACGCGAAGGATAAGGGGTGGGTTATTGATGAGTATGTAGTGGATGATGGCGTATCAGGTGGTGTTGATTACGCAAAAAGACACTTAGGGGAGCTTCTTAATCAAATGGAGGCGGGTGATATACTCATTTCTAGCGAGATCAGTAGGCTCGGTAGAAATCTCTTAATGGTAATGGAGATCCTGAATAAAGTGATGAAATTGGGAGGGGAAATTCACACTGTAAAGGAGGGGTATCACATGGGTAATGACATTCAATCTAAGGTACTTGCATTTGCGTTTGGATTGGCATCCGAGATTGAGAGACAGCTCATACAGCAAAGAACGCTGGAAGGTTTGGCACTACGAAAAAAGATGGGAGTGTTATTAGGACGCCCTCCACGAAAAAATTCGGGTACGTTTACGAATGCAAAACACGTAGAGGAGAAAAAGGATACGATTGTGACACTCTACAGATATGGGGTGTCTATCAACGAAATATATAGAGTTACAGGAATTGATAGAGCTACGATTTCTCGAAGTCTCGTCCTTTGGAAAGTTCATAAAAATTGGGAACAACTTTATGATGCCCGACAGAAGAGATGGGAGGAGGAGATGGAGCGTAAGCGACTACTCTCAGAGGCTCCAGAGATTGATACTAATAGGCTTAAAGTGCTTATCGAGTCAAATATGACGTTACCTGAGATAGCAGCAACTATGCCAGAGTACACTTACGATCAGGTCTACTATACTGTGCAGGGTTCACGAGAGCTTCATCTACTATATCGCGATCATGGGCATAAGAGATTAGCGAAGGAAGCAAATAAAATAAACAAGTTATTAAAAGATGAGTGGGAAAATGCTAAAGCATCAGTATAG
- a CDS encoding DUF3164 family protein, protein MSTMTEQERKEFEEYKAWKKKKEEENTRQQNRDAYRELVDETLQAVVPSLQQVSDGLGMSKERVFQQFEELIRMKGDVLGLVSEGQRSHTFTNSDSTMRVTLGYHTIDGYRDTVDDGIQMVRKYLESLVGDDKSKALVDMVFRLLSKDSKGNLKASRVIQLRRIAEETKSEEFLEAVKIIEESYLPTLSKRYIRCEIKDDHNGWTTVPLSMTEVGEVSEM, encoded by the coding sequence ATGAGTACCATGACAGAGCAAGAGAGAAAAGAATTTGAGGAGTACAAGGCGTGGAAAAAGAAGAAAGAGGAGGAGAACACTCGTCAGCAGAACCGCGACGCCTATCGTGAACTAGTCGATGAGACGTTACAGGCCGTGGTGCCAAGCCTTCAGCAGGTCAGTGATGGGCTAGGCATGAGCAAGGAACGAGTATTTCAGCAGTTCGAGGAGCTGATTCGCATGAAAGGCGATGTACTGGGCTTGGTCAGCGAGGGGCAGCGCTCACACACTTTCACCAATTCCGATAGCACCATGAGGGTAACTCTTGGTTATCACACTATCGACGGATACCGTGACACAGTGGACGACGGTATTCAGATGGTCCGAAAGTACCTAGAGAGCCTAGTGGGCGATGACAAGAGCAAAGCCCTGGTGGATATGGTATTCCGATTACTTTCTAAGGACAGTAAGGGGAATCTCAAAGCTAGTCGAGTGATTCAGCTGAGAAGAATCGCCGAAGAAACTAAATCGGAGGAGTTCCTGGAAGCGGTGAAAATCATCGAGGAGAGCTATTTACCTACCCTTTCGAAGCGATACATTCGCTGCGAAATCAAAGATGACCATAACGGCTGGACAACAGTCCCCTTATCCATGACAGAAGTGGGCGAAGTGAGTGAAATGTAA
- a CDS encoding phage virion morphogenesis protein, with product MDIQEFAVVIETKNKQLQEFIRSQAVKDIVGTEAVAHFKRSFEDEGFTDETLNPWKEVERRKPESPWFGHSGQTRKFSLERTSAPILNGETGLLKDSIRYTYLPDGVRVSNSAPYAAVHQYGQPAKIYGKKPFTMPTRPFIGRSKVLMRKIEEKIYSKILDIVKK from the coding sequence ATGGATATTCAGGAGTTTGCAGTAGTAATCGAGACGAAGAATAAGCAGCTACAAGAGTTTATCCGCTCGCAGGCGGTAAAGGATATTGTGGGCACGGAAGCTGTAGCACACTTCAAGCGAAGCTTCGAGGATGAGGGCTTTACCGATGAAACGCTCAACCCTTGGAAGGAGGTGGAGCGACGGAAGCCCGAATCGCCCTGGTTTGGACACTCGGGGCAAACGAGGAAGTTTAGTCTTGAGCGGACCAGTGCACCTATCCTGAATGGCGAAACAGGCTTACTCAAAGACTCTATCCGATACACCTACCTCCCTGATGGGGTGCGTGTCTCCAATAGTGCTCCTTATGCTGCAGTGCATCAGTACGGCCAACCAGCAAAGATCTACGGCAAAAAGCCATTCACCATGCCAACACGCCCATTTATAGGGCGTAGCAAGGTGCTCATGCGTAAAATCGAAGAGAAAATATATAGTAAAATATTAGACATCGTAAAGAAATGA
- a CDS encoding DUF935 family protein, translated as MAKKKSKKPAQTGTVIQDLVIKPIRRNVWEASAWRSALRSADYGRTSTLYDMYDDMLLDPYLSHGVDKRTNAVALSDLVFADSKGKPVEVMDDLMDTIAFEDLLKEIAKSRFYGRSAAELSFNDDGLVTSAIPTKHISLERKGIIIDLANEEKVIPYEGERSLIVCGKPRYWGLILKGIPYAIFKRGGFGDWAQWIELFGMPMRIGKYNSYDQASRRVLEQALEQAGSAAYMVVPDGAEIDIRETKATNGISFDQFRKACNEEILISLLGQTLTTIAGDKGARSLGEVHMEVEESLFKSDQKYVQRILNSQVLPFLEERGLPVSGGRFVFPSSVEQTSVNDLVQLSTLMAIPESYLRDRYGIPAPDGDEPTTGKKEEPKQEEEKPEEEEPKEPKKEEQPDKKLHDVTLAASKKKAQKVRTPWWLKLKHSITGNIQLADDYSINIDKLFEEALKEVYGEALVEESKKTLSPSLFRVTNDPLQHAVDSAFASPEFGKPEQGFLDQFKYNTGVFAAFKAHAEQKLLVSMLLDEEGNLRSFREFRKAVKAVNIQWNEQWLRTEYNTAVRSARSAANYQDALRSKDTYPNLEYLISSARDKRDEHLELVGTILPIEDPFWDIYLPPWDWNCQCSFRPTDKPATGVPKITQMIPPTFQNNPGKTAEFVKLNEHPYLKGKGVATCPECRRQGLVSSGSGDELCQMHQQAREEHVQKLDSKETTKRLLAVLRPKEVRYPEFKGKLGKFVRNSVTENMRYGELYPIKKEVLENIDEYLNAEYMHKFKKNVKRSKDNYVLGYHKFTIKYKGNNPIGKDRNIELQFEERETGEIVFHFIKLI; from the coding sequence ATGGCAAAGAAAAAGAGTAAAAAACCAGCTCAGACTGGCACCGTGATACAAGATTTGGTGATTAAGCCCATCCGTAGAAATGTGTGGGAGGCGAGTGCTTGGCGCTCGGCACTACGTAGTGCTGACTACGGACGCACCTCTACCCTCTATGACATGTATGATGATATGCTGCTGGATCCATACCTATCGCATGGGGTGGATAAGCGTACCAATGCGGTGGCTCTCTCCGATTTGGTATTTGCTGACAGCAAGGGCAAACCTGTAGAGGTGATGGATGACCTCATGGATACGATTGCTTTTGAGGATCTACTCAAGGAGATTGCCAAGTCTCGATTTTATGGTCGCTCCGCTGCGGAGCTGAGCTTTAATGACGATGGGCTTGTAACTTCTGCCATCCCTACCAAGCACATCTCCTTGGAGCGGAAGGGTATCATCATCGACCTCGCCAACGAAGAAAAGGTAATCCCCTACGAGGGGGAGCGCTCGCTGATCGTTTGCGGTAAGCCACGCTACTGGGGGCTAATCCTCAAAGGCATCCCGTATGCTATCTTTAAGCGAGGGGGCTTTGGCGACTGGGCACAGTGGATAGAGTTATTCGGCATGCCGATGCGTATCGGTAAATACAACTCTTACGACCAAGCCTCACGACGGGTACTCGAGCAGGCTTTGGAACAAGCTGGATCTGCTGCCTATATGGTGGTGCCTGACGGTGCGGAGATAGATATTCGGGAGACCAAAGCCACCAATGGTATCAGCTTTGACCAATTCCGCAAGGCTTGTAATGAGGAGATATTGATTAGCCTGCTGGGGCAAACGCTCACCACCATTGCAGGGGATAAGGGGGCACGCTCGCTGGGTGAGGTGCACATGGAGGTGGAGGAGTCGCTATTTAAGAGCGACCAGAAGTATGTGCAGCGAATACTCAATAGTCAGGTGTTACCTTTCCTTGAGGAGCGAGGATTGCCCGTCAGTGGAGGTCGATTTGTCTTCCCAAGCTCCGTGGAGCAAACATCGGTGAATGACTTGGTGCAGCTCTCTACACTAATGGCGATACCTGAGAGCTACCTACGGGACCGATACGGCATACCTGCACCAGATGGAGACGAGCCAACCACAGGCAAAAAGGAGGAGCCAAAGCAAGAGGAGGAAAAGCCTGAAGAAGAGGAGCCGAAGGAGCCAAAAAAGGAAGAGCAACCCGATAAAAAGCTGCATGATGTAACTCTTGCAGCTTCAAAAAAAAAAGCCCAGAAAGTTCGGACGCCTTGGTGGCTGAAATTGAAGCACTCTATTACGGGGAACATTCAACTTGCTGACGACTACTCCATCAATATCGACAAACTCTTTGAGGAGGCACTCAAGGAGGTATATGGGGAAGCACTTGTGGAAGAGTCCAAGAAGACCCTCTCTCCATCGCTTTTTAGAGTAACCAATGATCCTCTCCAGCATGCGGTGGACTCTGCATTCGCATCGCCTGAGTTTGGAAAGCCTGAGCAGGGCTTCCTCGACCAGTTTAAGTACAATACGGGCGTTTTTGCAGCCTTTAAGGCGCATGCCGAGCAGAAGCTATTGGTATCTATGCTCCTTGATGAGGAGGGCAATCTACGCTCATTTAGAGAGTTTCGCAAGGCCGTTAAGGCGGTCAATATCCAGTGGAATGAACAGTGGTTGCGTACCGAGTACAATACCGCCGTACGCTCAGCCCGCTCTGCCGCCAACTACCAAGATGCCCTCCGCTCGAAGGACACTTATCCTAATCTGGAGTACCTCATCAGTAGTGCTCGTGATAAACGAGATGAGCACCTCGAATTAGTTGGAACCATTCTACCGATAGAGGACCCATTTTGGGATATCTACCTTCCGCCGTGGGACTGGAATTGCCAATGCAGCTTCCGCCCTACAGATAAGCCTGCAACGGGTGTGCCTAAGATCACCCAAATGATACCTCCAACATTCCAAAACAATCCAGGCAAAACTGCCGAGTTCGTTAAGCTTAACGAACACCCATACCTCAAGGGCAAGGGCGTAGCCACCTGCCCCGAGTGCCGCCGACAAGGACTGGTGTCAAGTGGCTCTGGCGACGAGCTCTGCCAGATGCACCAGCAGGCAAGGGAAGAGCATGTACAAAAATTAGACTCTAAAGAAACAACAAAAAGACTTTTAGCTGTCCTTAGACCCAAGGAGGTTCGCTATCCTGAATTTAAGGGAAAACTCGGTAAATTCGTGCGAAATTCTGTCACTGAGAATATGCGTTACGGCGAATTGTACCCCATTAAGAAAGAGGTTCTTGAAAATATTGATGAGTACTTGAACGCAGAATACATGCACAAGTTCAAAAAAAATGTAAAGAGAAGCAAGGATAACTATGTCTTAGGCTACCATAAATTTACAATTAAATACAAAGGGAATAATCCGATAGGAAAGGATAGAAACATTGAACTGCAATTTGAAGAGCGGGAAACGGGTGAAATAGTCTTCCACTTCATAAAGCTGATATAA
- a CDS encoding DUF1320 family protein has protein sequence MKTHLYKEDVDLISGGDDTIMLAAIDTATAEIRSYLGKYDREAIFSAEGKERNALLLTFAKDIAAWHFLTLCNVGSDLDFRHGRYARAIDWLKAVQKGDVSPDLPMPDEDGDGEPDQPTTYLFGSNPKRNNHY, from the coding sequence ATGAAAACACACCTCTATAAGGAGGATGTGGACCTAATCAGTGGTGGTGATGACACCATCATGCTGGCGGCGATCGATACCGCCACGGCAGAGATACGGAGCTACCTCGGGAAATATGACCGAGAAGCCATCTTCAGTGCGGAAGGCAAGGAGCGTAATGCACTACTTTTGACCTTCGCAAAAGATATTGCGGCTTGGCACTTCCTAACGCTCTGCAATGTGGGAAGCGACCTCGATTTTAGACACGGCAGGTATGCCCGTGCCATCGACTGGCTCAAGGCGGTGCAAAAGGGTGATGTAAGCCCAGACCTCCCGATGCCTGACGAGGATGGCGATGGTGAGCCCGACCAGCCTACCACTTATCTATTTGGATCCAACCCTAAACGCAATAACCACTATTGA
- a CDS encoding helix-turn-helix domain-containing protein: MAQMTNAQKKEWAKLLYTKEHLPQVEIAERVGVSPVTVNRWIKRENWELLQASLTVTREEQLGHLYRQVAELNNNISNRPEGERFANSKEADAINKLAAAIDKMERETGLGEIISSFQQFLSFLRVTDMDLAKRFIPLMDAFIKSKL; the protein is encoded by the coding sequence ATGGCACAAATGACGAATGCCCAAAAGAAGGAGTGGGCAAAACTCCTTTACACAAAAGAGCACCTCCCGCAGGTAGAAATTGCCGAGCGGGTGGGTGTATCGCCCGTTACGGTGAATCGATGGATCAAGCGGGAGAACTGGGAGCTCCTACAGGCGAGCCTGACGGTAACTCGTGAGGAGCAGCTCGGTCACCTCTACAGACAGGTGGCGGAGCTCAACAATAACATCAGTAATCGTCCAGAGGGAGAGCGATTTGCCAACTCCAAGGAGGCTGATGCCATCAATAAGCTTGCGGCCGCTATCGATAAGATGGAGCGGGAGACTGGGCTGGGAGAAATCATCAGCTCCTTTCAGCAATTTCTGAGTTTTCTAAGGGTAACCGATATGGACCTTGCCAAACGATTTATACCGCTGATGGACGCATTTATCAAGAGCAAACTATAG
- a CDS encoding HK97 family phage prohead protease: MAKDKLITFVLHDETLNTHGFRMLTSGANLEEFHKNPVMLWNHDNWELPIGRWENIRIEGTKILADANFDLKDPKAAEIARKVEAGYIKACSIGAWAVASSTDASVMLAGQKYATVTEWVVREASICTIGANHNALSVALYDAYGTKINMESSTDIETIITLIDKPITKTEGMNKQLLELLNLADNSNESEVLQAVQKLSQTNQELSAELKGIKEKEAAALKEEAVKLTDEAIKAGKLAASAKESTLQLFALNHEAAKAMINGLPERPSIANQINNSDKKEDGLLTMSWTEIDKANRLAELKEKYPEEYREKFKECFGREPR, from the coding sequence ATGGCAAAGGATAAACTGATAACATTCGTCTTGCACGACGAGACACTAAATACGCACGGGTTCCGAATGCTCACCTCTGGGGCCAACCTCGAGGAGTTTCACAAAAACCCTGTGATGCTCTGGAACCACGACAATTGGGAGCTACCTATTGGTAGGTGGGAGAACATCCGCATCGAGGGCACCAAGATTTTGGCTGATGCTAATTTTGACCTAAAAGACCCCAAGGCGGCCGAGATTGCCCGCAAGGTTGAGGCTGGATATATCAAAGCCTGTAGCATCGGTGCGTGGGCGGTGGCAAGCTCTACCGATGCATCAGTGATGCTCGCAGGACAAAAGTATGCGACGGTTACCGAGTGGGTGGTACGCGAAGCCTCTATATGCACTATCGGTGCTAATCATAATGCACTCTCAGTGGCGCTCTACGACGCCTACGGCACCAAAATCAATATGGAGAGCAGTACAGACATCGAAACGATTATAACACTAATAGATAAACCAATAACAAAAACAGAAGGTATGAATAAGCAACTACTCGAGCTGCTGAACCTTGCAGACAACTCCAATGAATCAGAGGTGTTGCAGGCGGTGCAGAAGCTCTCACAGACCAATCAGGAGCTATCAGCTGAGCTCAAGGGCATCAAGGAGAAGGAGGCAGCAGCCCTCAAGGAAGAGGCAGTCAAGCTCACCGACGAAGCCATCAAGGCAGGGAAGCTCGCAGCATCTGCCAAGGAGAGTACCCTCCAGCTCTTTGCCCTCAATCATGAGGCAGCAAAAGCGATGATAAATGGACTCCCCGAGCGACCATCCATCGCTAACCAAATCAACAACTCCGACAAAAAGGAGGACGGACTCCTCACCATGAGCTGGACGGAAATCGACAAGGCTAATAGGCTGGCGGAGCTCAAAGAGAAGTACCCCGAAGAGTACCGAGAGAAATTCAAGGAATGCTTCGGACGCGAACCAAGATAA
- a CDS encoding structural protein P5: MRVPRGIRNNNPGNIRIGNSWRGEVPPGERTDRQFEQFVSLEYGYRALLMTLRTYITKHKRTTLRAIITRWAPSNENDTEAYIRRAAEYSGILPGKMLKATDKVELCKLAYAISRVENGRYVGDMALIERAWEMI, encoded by the coding sequence ATGAGAGTACCTCGAGGCATAAGGAATAATAACCCAGGCAATATCCGCATAGGCAATAGCTGGCGTGGCGAGGTGCCTCCAGGTGAGCGCACAGATAGGCAGTTTGAGCAGTTTGTCAGCTTGGAGTACGGTTACCGTGCTCTGCTGATGACGCTCAGAACTTACATCACTAAGCACAAGCGGACGACCCTGCGGGCGATCATTACCCGCTGGGCCCCGAGCAACGAAAACGACACCGAAGCCTACATCCGCCGTGCAGCTGAATACTCTGGCATCTTGCCAGGTAAGATGCTCAAGGCGACAGATAAAGTAGAGCTCTGCAAGCTGGCGTATGCGATTAGCCGTGTGGAAAATGGCAGGTACGTTGGTGATATGGCACTGATTGAACGTGCCTGGGAGATGATTTAG